A window of Lepus europaeus isolate LE1 chromosome 11, mLepTim1.pri, whole genome shotgun sequence contains these coding sequences:
- the LOC133769511 gene encoding olfactory receptor 4F3/4F16/4F29-like, which produces MDVANHSVVSEFVFLGLTDSREIQLLLFVFSSMFYVASMTGNSLIVFAVASDPHLHSPMYFLLANLSFIDLGVSSVSSPKMIYDLFRKHKVISFGGCIAQIFFIHVIGGVEMVLLIAMAFDRYVAICKPLHYLTIMSPRMCVFFLVAAWVVGLLHSVVQLVFVVNLPFCGPHVLDSFYCDLPRFIRLACTDTYQLEFMVMANSGFISVGSFLLLIISYVVIILTVHKHSSAGSSKALSTLSAHISVVVLFFGPLIFFYTWPSPSTHLDKFLAFFDAVLTPFLNPIIYTFRNQEMKAAMRRVCRQLVSYRKIS; this is translated from the coding sequence ATGGATGTGGCAAATCACTCTGTTGTGTCGGAGTTTGTATTCCTGGGACTCACAGATTCAAGGGAGATCCAActtcttctctttgtgttttcctcCATGTTTTATGTGGCAAGCATGACAGGAAACTCTCTCATTGTGTTCGCGGTAGCTTCTGACCCTCACTTGCACTCCCCCATGTACTTTCTGTTGGCCAATCTCTCTTTCATTGACTTGGGTGTTTCTTCTGTTAGTTCTCCAAAGATGATTTATGACCTCTTTAGAAAGCACAAAGTCATCTCCTTTGGAGGTTGCATTGCTCAGATCTTCTTCATCCATGTCATCGGTGgtgtggagatggtgctgctCATAGCCATGGCCTTTGACAGATACGTGGCCATTTGTAAACCCCTCCATTATCTGACTATCATGAGCCCACGAATGTGTGTCTTCTTTTTAGTGGCTGCCTGGGTGGTTGGCCTTCTGCACTCTGTGGTTCAATTGGTTTTTGTAGTAAACCTACCCTTCTGTGGTCCCCATGTGTTGGACAGCTTCTACTGTGACCTTCCTCGGTTCATCAGACTTGCCTGCACAGACACCTACCAACTGGAGTTCATGGTCATGGCCAACAGTGGATTCATCTCAGTGGGCTCCTTCCTCCTGCTGATCATTTCCTATGTTGTCATCATTCTCACTGTTCACAAAcactcatcagctggttcatccaAGGCTTTGTCCACACTTTCAGCCCACATCAGTGTGGTAGTCTTGTTCTTTGGTCCACTGATATTCTTCTATACCTGGCCATCTCCTTCCACACACCTGGATAAGTTTCTTGCCTTCTTTGATGCAGTTCTCACTCCTTTTCTGAATCCTATTATTTACACATTCAGGAATCAAGAAATGAAGGCAGCGATGAGGAGAGTGTGTAGACAGCTAGTGAGTTACAGGAAGATCTCCTAA
- the LOC133769512 gene encoding LOW QUALITY PROTEIN: olfactory receptor 4F3/4F16/4F29-like (The sequence of the model RefSeq protein was modified relative to this genomic sequence to represent the inferred CDS: inserted 2 bases in 1 codon), whose amino-acid sequence MDVANHSVVSEFVLLGLTDSREIQLLLFVFSSMFYVASMTGNSLIVFAVASDPHLHSPMYFLLANLSFIDLGVSSVTSPKMIYDLFRKHKVISFGGCIAQIFFIHVIGGXMVLLIAMAFDRYVAICKPLHYLTIMSPRMCVFFLVAAWVVGLLHSVVQLVFVVNLPFCGPHVLDSFYCDLPRFIRLACTDTYQLEFMVMANSRFISVGSFLLLIISYVVIILTVHKHSSAGSSKALSTLSAHISVVVLFFGPLIFYTWPSPSTHLDKFLAIFDAVLTPVLNPMIYTFRNQEMKAAMRRVCRQLVSYRKIS is encoded by the exons ATGGATGTTGCAAATCACTCTGTTGTGTCAGAATTTGTGTTGCTGGGGCTCACGGATTCAAGGGAGATCCAActtcttctctttgtgttttcctcCATGTTTTATGTGGCAAGCATGACAGGAAACTCTCTCATTGTGTTCGCGGTAGCTTCTGACCCTCACTTGCACTCCCCCATGTACTTTCTGTTGGCCAATCTCTCTTTCATTGACTTGGGTGTTTCTTCTGTCACATCCCCCAAAATGATTTATGACCTCTTCAGAAAGCACAAAGTCATCTCCTTTGGAGGTTGCATTGCTCAGATCTTCTTCATCCATGTCATCGGTGG GATGGTGCTGCTCATAGCCATGGCCTTTGACAGATACGTGGCCATTTGTAAACCCCTCCATTATCTGACTATCATGAGCCCACGAATGTGTGTCTTCTTTTTAGTGGCTGCCTGGGTGGTTGGCCTTCTGCACTCTGTGGTTCAATTGGTTTTTGTAGTAAACCTACCCTTCTGTGGTCCCCATGTGTTGGACAGCTTCTACTGTGACCTTCCTCGGTTCATCAGACTTGCTTGCACAGACACCTACCAACTGGAGTTCATGGTCATGGCCAACAGTAGATTCATCTCAGTGGGCTCCTTCCTCCTGCTGATCATTTCCTATGTTGTCATCATTCTCACTGTTCACAAAcactcatcagctggttcatccaAGGCTTTGTCCACACTTTCAGCCCACATCAGTGTGGTAGTCTTGTTCTTTGGTCCACTGATATTCTATACCTGGCCATCTCCTTCCACACACCTGGATAAGTTTCTTGCCATCTTTGATGCAGTTCTTACTCCTGTTTTGAATCCTATGATTTACACATTCAGGAATCAAGAAATGAAGGCAGCGATGAGGAGAGTGTGTAGACAGCTAGTGAGTTACAGGAAGATCTCCTAG
- the LOC133769513 gene encoding olfactory receptor 4F3/4F16/4F29-like isoform X2 produces MDVANHSVVSEFVFLGLMDSREIQLFLFLFSSMFYVASTTGNSLIMLTVTFDLHLHSPMYFLLANLSFIDLGVSSVISPKMIYDLFRKHKVISFGGCIAQIFFIHVIGGVEMVLLIAMAFDRYVAICKPLHYLTIMSPRMCVFFLVAAWVVGLLHSVVQLVFVVNLPFCGPHVLDSFYCDLPRFIRLACTDTYQLEFMVMANSGFILVGSFLLLIISYVVIILTVHKHSSAGSSKALSTLSAHISVVVLFFGPLIFFYTWPSPSTHLDKFLAFFDAVLTPVLNPMIYTFRNQEMKAAMRRVCRQLVSYRKIS; encoded by the exons ATGGATGTGGCAAATCACTCTGTTGTGTCGGAGTTTGTATTCCTGGGGCTCATGGATTCAAGGGAGATCCAacttttcctctttttgttttcctcCATGTTTTATGTAGCAAGCACGACAGGAAACTCCCTCATTATGCTCACTGTGACCTTTGACCTTCACTTACACTCCCCCATGTACTTTCTGTTGGCCAATCTCTCTTTCAT tgaCTTGGGTGTTTCATCTGTCATTTCCCCCAAGATGATTTATGACCTCTTCAGAAAGCACAAAGTCATCTCCTTTGGAGGTTGCATTGCTCAGATCTTCTTCATCCATGTCATCGGTGgtgtggagatggtgctgctCATAGCCATGGCCTTTGACAGATACGTGGCCATTTGTAAACCCCTCCATTATCTGACTATCATGAGCCCACGAATGTGTGTCTTCTTTTTAGTGGCTGCCTGGGTGGTTGGCCTTCTGCACTCTGTGGTTCAATTGGTTTTTGTAGTAAACCTACCCTTCTGTGGTCCCCATGTGTTGGACAGCTTCTACTGTGACCTTCCTCGGTTCATCAGACTTGCTTGCACAGACACCTACCAACTGGAGTTCATGGTCATGGCCAACAGTGGATTCATCTTAGTGGGCTCCTTCCTCCTACTGATCATTTCCTATGTTGTCATCATTCTCACTGTTCACAAAcactcatcagctggttcatccaAGGCTTTGTCCACACTTTCAGCCCACATCAGTGTGGTAGTCTTGTTCTTTGGTCCACTGATATTCTTCTATACCTGGCCATCTCCTTCTACACACTTGGATAAGTTTCTTGCCTTCTTTGATGCAGTTCTTACTCCTGTTTTGAATCCTATGATTTACACATTCAGGAATCAAGAAATGAAGGCAGCGATGAGGAGAGTGTGTAGACAGCTAGTGAGTTACAGGAAGATCTCCTAG
- the LOC133769513 gene encoding olfactory receptor 4F3/4F16/4F29-like isoform X1: MDVANHSVVSEFVFLGLMDSREIQLFLFLFSSMFYVASTTGNSLIMLTVTFDLHLHSPMYFLLANLSFIDLGVFSSVISPKMIYDLFRKHKVISFGGCIAQIFFIHVIGGVEMVLLIAMAFDRYVAICKPLHYLTIMSPRMCVFFLVAAWVVGLLHSVVQLVFVVNLPFCGPHVLDSFYCDLPRFIRLACTDTYQLEFMVMANSGFILVGSFLLLIISYVVIILTVHKHSSAGSSKALSTLSAHISVVVLFFGPLIFFYTWPSPSTHLDKFLAFFDAVLTPVLNPMIYTFRNQEMKAAMRRVCRQLVSYRKIS; this comes from the exons ATGGATGTGGCAAATCACTCTGTTGTGTCGGAGTTTGTATTCCTGGGGCTCATGGATTCAAGGGAGATCCAacttttcctctttttgttttcctcCATGTTTTATGTAGCAAGCACGACAGGAAACTCCCTCATTATGCTCACTGTGACCTTTGACCTTCACTTACACTCCCCCATGTACTTTCTGTTGGCCAATCTCTCTTTCATTGACTTgggtgttt TTTCATCTGTCATTTCCCCCAAGATGATTTATGACCTCTTCAGAAAGCACAAAGTCATCTCCTTTGGAGGTTGCATTGCTCAGATCTTCTTCATCCATGTCATCGGTGgtgtggagatggtgctgctCATAGCCATGGCCTTTGACAGATACGTGGCCATTTGTAAACCCCTCCATTATCTGACTATCATGAGCCCACGAATGTGTGTCTTCTTTTTAGTGGCTGCCTGGGTGGTTGGCCTTCTGCACTCTGTGGTTCAATTGGTTTTTGTAGTAAACCTACCCTTCTGTGGTCCCCATGTGTTGGACAGCTTCTACTGTGACCTTCCTCGGTTCATCAGACTTGCTTGCACAGACACCTACCAACTGGAGTTCATGGTCATGGCCAACAGTGGATTCATCTTAGTGGGCTCCTTCCTCCTACTGATCATTTCCTATGTTGTCATCATTCTCACTGTTCACAAAcactcatcagctggttcatccaAGGCTTTGTCCACACTTTCAGCCCACATCAGTGTGGTAGTCTTGTTCTTTGGTCCACTGATATTCTTCTATACCTGGCCATCTCCTTCTACACACTTGGATAAGTTTCTTGCCTTCTTTGATGCAGTTCTTACTCCTGTTTTGAATCCTATGATTTACACATTCAGGAATCAAGAAATGAAGGCAGCGATGAGGAGAGTGTGTAGACAGCTAGTGAGTTACAGGAAGATCTCCTAG